In Nocardia terpenica, the genomic window CCTCCACTCGCCGACCACGAGTCATCACGGCCGGATGACGCCCGAGCTGCCGGGCGCCGATTCGACCGGAGAGCAGCGGTGTGCCATCCGGGGCCTCGAAGCGGTTACCGGGCAAACGATTTGGTGGCGCGCCGACCTGGGACTGGGCATCGGCTCACCACAGCATCCGACGTCGGCACACATTAGCAGCAATCCGTTGCCGCAGCGACCGATTCGTTATCCTCGCGGACGACCTGCGGGATCAGGCCAGCGCGCGGGCGATCGCCAGATGCGTCGACGCCTGTTCGGCGTCGTCGTCGCCGAGGGCCCAGTCGATCTCCTCCACCGCGCGCAGCAGCGCCCAGCCGCGGACCCGGTCGCCGTCCACGCCGAGCAGGTCGGCGGTGCGGGCGACCACGGCGTCGGCGTGGTAGCGCGTCGGGGTGGCCTGGATCTGGATCAGCGCCAGATATCCGGCGTCGAAGGCGGCCTCGCCGAGATACGGCTGCGGGTCGATGAGCAGCCACGGTTCGCGCTCGGCGGCAACGATATTGCCCAGGTGGGTGTCGCGGTTGACGATCACCGGCGGCCCCTGCGGCACGGCCAGCACCCGGCACCAGTCGACGGCCCGCTCGCGCACCGCGGGCGGGAGCACCTCGGCGAGTTCGGGTTTCGGCCGGTCGACGAGCTCGGCCCAGGACCGCACCTGCGCGGCGAGGGTGGGCAGCGGCGGGAATCCGGCCGGGACCGCGCGCAGCGGGCGGCGCAGCCGCTGATACAGCCGCCCGGCGAGGACGAGCTTGTCGGCGTGCTCGGGACGGCCCTCCAGGTGCGGGCCGTCGGGCTGCGCGAGCAGCGGCGTGCCCGGGCGCGCCCACTCCAGCAGCATCGCCCCACTGGCGGAGTCGAATTCGTACAATCGCACCGCGCCGTCACCGGCGTAGCAGTACAGCGCGGTCGGCTCCCCGGCGTTGCCCTCGTCGATCACCGGGGCCTTGAGCACGGCGACCGATCCGTCCGCCCGCCGGACCGGCGCCACGAACGAGTGGGTGCCGCCGCTGAACGATTCCCCGATGATGTCGAGATCCCAGTCGCCGCACAGCCTCTCCACCAGCCGCGGCAACGCGTCGAGCCAGCGCTCGCCGCGTTCGTCGAAGTAGAGCCGGATGGTGTCGGCGACCTCCGGTGGCACGCTGATGGACATTCGCCCGAGCATTCCCGATCCGCCCCGGTACGGCAATCCATTTCCGGACGGAAGCAGTCCGCGACGTCTCGCGTGGGCAGATCCGGCCCGGCGGGCATACCCTGGCCGGGTGGGGAACGAGCATGTGCGGGCATCCGATGCCGACCGCGAGAAGATCGTCGAGAAGCTTCGGCTCGCGGTGGACGAGGGGCGGCTGAATCTGCACGAATTCGACGATCGGCTCCAGCAGGTCTACGCCGCCCGGACCTACGGCGAGCTGGCGCCGATCCTGTCCGACCTTCCGGCACACCGGGATTCGCGCACCCCGGACCGGGGCCGGGTGCCGACCTGGGTGTACATCATGTGGACACCCTGGGTCTTCGTCAATCTGCTGTGCGTCCTCATCTGGCTGGCCACCGGCGCCGGCTACTTCTGGCCCTTCTGGGTCGAGGTGCCCTGGGGCATGGCCCTGTGCATCCCCACCGCCATCGGCATCCTCACCAACCGCCGGTGACCACTCGGCCCCGGCCCGCTGGCCCGTATCGGCCCCGGCACGCTGGCCTGCATTGGCCCCGGCACGCTGGCCTGCATTGGCCCCGGCCCGCTGGCCTGCATTGGCCCCGGCACGCTTTTGGCCGGGGCCTCAGGCGCTGAGGCCGCCCGGATACAGGTACCGGTCCGCGGGCCGGACGGGCTGCATGAGCCAGGCGTCGAAGAAGTCGCCGAGATCGCGGCCGGAGCGCTGCTCGACGAACTGCTCGAAAGCGGGCAGCGTGTCGTTGCCATTGCGGTGGCCCTGCACCCACTCCTTGATCATGGCGAAGAACACGTCGTCGCCGACGGTGCGGCGCAGCGCGTGCAGGAACAGCTCGCCGCGGGTGTAGACGGAGGTGAATTCCCGTCCCGCGCCGGGGTTCCCGGGCGGGATGGCCCAGTGCTCGGGATGCTTCTCGTCGATCCGGGCGAGGACCTTGCGATAGATGGCGTCGGGGTCGGCGCCCTCCTTGCGCTCCGGCCACAGGAAGTCGGCGGTGTAGCTGGCGAAGCATTCGTTCATGCAGATGTCGGACCAGTGCGTGATCGACATCGAATCGCCCCACCACTGATGGGTGTTCTCGTGGACGACGACACCCAGCTTCCTCGCCCACCCGGCGTACGTCGGCCGGGACTGGGTCTCCAGGGAGAACTGGATGTCGTTGGACATGTAGGTGCCGCCCCCGGCCTCGAACGGGTAAGGGCCGTACAGGTCTTCGAGGAAGTCGAGGATCTCGGGCAGGCGCTGTTCCAGCGCGCGCCGGTCCGCCATGCCCGGGGCGAAGGCGCTGAGCAGCGGGGTGCCGTTCGCGCGGCGCTGCTCCAGGAAGGTGAACTTGTCGATCGCGATGGTGGCGAGGTAGCTGATCATCGGCGTGTTCATCCGCCAGGTGACGGTGCGATTGTCGCCGCGCACCTCGTCCTGGGTCCGGATGCCGTTGCCGACCACGTCCCACTCCACCGGCACCGTCACGTGGACGGAGTAGGTCGACTTGTCCTGCGGGGTGTCGTTGACCGGGAACCACAGCGGGGCCGCGTGCGGCTGCCCGGAGACGAACGCGCCGCCGTCGGGCGTGTAGTACCAGCCCTCGTCGGATTCGGTACGCACGCCGGAATAGTCGACGGTCACGGTGAACGGCAGCCGGGGCAGCAGCGGCAGGGCCGGGGTGATGGTGAGCTCGTGCTCGCCGTTGCGATCGAATCGGGCGGGCAGCCCGTTGACGCTGACCGCGCGCACGTCCGGCCCCTTGTAGTCGAGGTTGAATCCGGCGAGCAGCTGGGTGGCCGTCGCGCTGATCACGGCCCGCCCGGTCAGCGCGTGCGACGCCGGATCGTAGTCGAGCGTCAGATCGTAATCGCCGACGTGATACCCGCCGTTGCCGTCCAGCGGATAGTAGGGATCACCGAGGCCGGGAGAGCCCACGATCCCGAACCCGGGCGGCTCGGCGGCCGCGGTCGCGAACGGCCCGCACAGCAGTGTGACGGCGACGGCCAGGGGCAGCCCCCGGCGCACCGAGCGGGCGGCGATTCGATCGGGCTTGCGTGCGATGGACATCCGGTGCCCCCCAACTCGGCGAAACGAGACATTTCCGGATGGAATCGTAACGCGGCGGGCGGGGGCATACAGGCTGAAAAAGCAGCGCCCCCTACTGTTTTCGGGGGGCCGTGCCGAAATACAGAAGGGCCCCGGCACGCTTTCGGCCGGGGCCCTTCCAGGCTGGGCGCGTTTACCCCTTGTGGGTCTTCACGGCCTCGGTGAGCTGCGGGGCGACATTGAACAGGTCGCCCACGATGCCGAAGTCGCTGATCTCGAAGATCGGGGCTTCCTCGTCCTTGTTGACCGCGACGATGGTCTTCGAGGTCTGCATGCCCGCCCGGTGCTGGATGGCGCCGGAGATGCCCAGCGCGATGTACAGCTGCGGCGAGACGGTCTTACCGGTCTGGCCGACCTGGAACTGACCCGGGTAGTAGCCCGAGTCGACGGCGGCACGCGAGGCGCCGACCGCGGCGCCCAGCGCGTCGGCCAGCGGCTCGACGACCTTGTGGAAGTTGTCCTCGCTGCCGACGCCGCGGCCGCCGGACACCACGATGGTGGCCTCGGTGAGCTCCGGCCGGTCGCCGCCGACGATGGGCTCGCGGGCGGTCACCTTGGTGACCCCCTCCTCCTGCGCCGGAACCTCGACCGCCACCTTCTCGCCCGCGCCGGCCTGGGCCTGCGCCTCGATCGCGCCCGGGCGCACCGAGATCACCGGCACATCGCCGGTGGCCTTGGCGTCGACGGTGAACGCGCCACCGAAGATGGAGTGGGTGACCGAGCCGTCGGCCTTCACATCGATGACGTCGACCAGCAGGCCGGAGCCGACGCGGGCGGCCAGGCGCCCCGACACCTCCTTGCCCTCGGCGGTCGCGGCCACCAGAACGGCTGCCGGGGAAGCGGATTCGACCAGTCCGGCGAGCACGTCGACCTTCGGGGTCACCAGGAAGCCGTCCACCTGATCGGACTCGGCGACGTAGATCTTCTCGGCCCCGGCCGCGGCCAGGGCGTCGGCCAGCTTGTCGGCGGTGCCCGCCGCGCCGAGCACGACGGCGGCGGGGGTGCCCAGCGCGCGGGCGGCGGTGAGGAGCTCGGAGGTGACCTTCTTGGGCGCACCCTCGGCGTGCT contains:
- a CDS encoding aminoglycoside phosphotransferase family protein, with product MSISVPPEVADTIRLYFDERGERWLDALPRLVERLCGDWDLDIIGESFSGGTHSFVAPVRRADGSVAVLKAPVIDEGNAGEPTALYCYAGDGAVRLYEFDSASGAMLLEWARPGTPLLAQPDGPHLEGRPEHADKLVLAGRLYQRLRRPLRAVPAGFPPLPTLAAQVRSWAELVDRPKPELAEVLPPAVRERAVDWCRVLAVPQGPPVIVNRDTHLGNIVAAEREPWLLIDPQPYLGEAAFDAGYLALIQIQATPTRYHADAVVARTADLLGVDGDRVRGWALLRAVEEIDWALGDDDAEQASTHLAIARALA
- a CDS encoding DUF1707 domain-containing protein, producing MGNEHVRASDADREKIVEKLRLAVDEGRLNLHEFDDRLQQVYAARTYGELAPILSDLPAHRDSRTPDRGRVPTWVYIMWTPWVFVNLLCVLIWLATGAGYFWPFWVEVPWGMALCIPTAIGILTNRR
- a CDS encoding M1 family metallopeptidase, with the protein product MSIARKPDRIAARSVRRGLPLAVAVTLLCGPFATAAAEPPGFGIVGSPGLGDPYYPLDGNGGYHVGDYDLTLDYDPASHALTGRAVISATATQLLAGFNLDYKGPDVRAVSVNGLPARFDRNGEHELTITPALPLLPRLPFTVTVDYSGVRTESDEGWYYTPDGGAFVSGQPHAAPLWFPVNDTPQDKSTYSVHVTVPVEWDVVGNGIRTQDEVRGDNRTVTWRMNTPMISYLATIAIDKFTFLEQRRANGTPLLSAFAPGMADRRALEQRLPEILDFLEDLYGPYPFEAGGGTYMSNDIQFSLETQSRPTYAGWARKLGVVVHENTHQWWGDSMSITHWSDICMNECFASYTADFLWPERKEGADPDAIYRKVLARIDEKHPEHWAIPPGNPGAGREFTSVYTRGELFLHALRRTVGDDVFFAMIKEWVQGHRNGNDTLPAFEQFVEQRSGRDLGDFFDAWLMQPVRPADRYLYPGGLSA
- a CDS encoding electron transfer flavoprotein subunit alpha/FixB family protein — protein: MAEVLVLVEHAEGAPKKVTSELLTAARALGTPAAVVLGAAGTADKLADALAAAGAEKIYVAESDQVDGFLVTPKVDVLAGLVESASPAAVLVAATAEGKEVSGRLAARVGSGLLVDVIDVKADGSVTHSIFGGAFTVDAKATGDVPVISVRPGAIEAQAQAGAGEKVAVEVPAQEEGVTKVTAREPIVGGDRPELTEATIVVSGGRGVGSEDNFHKVVEPLADALGAAVGASRAAVDSGYYPGQFQVGQTGKTVSPQLYIALGISGAIQHRAGMQTSKTIVAVNKDEEAPIFEISDFGIVGDLFNVAPQLTEAVKTHKG